The following proteins come from a genomic window of Candidatus Nitrospira nitrificans:
- a CDS encoding thermonuclease family protein, whose translation MHDRKAQRIRLHGIDCPEKGQPFWTVAKWALSALVLFGRTVTIQRHDTDRYKRVVADIVLADATNVNQKLVKDGWCWWYRTYAPDDMVLEGFEAEAREAKRGLWIDPRPIPPWEWRKPGKRSRIQMIP comes from the coding sequence GTGCATGACCGGAAAGCCCAAAGGATTCGTCTCCACGGCATCGATTGCCCCGAGAAAGGCCAGCCGTTCTGGACGGTCGCGAAGTGGGCTTTGTCTGCCTTAGTATTATTTGGTCGAACGGTGACGATTCAGCGTCACGACACGGATCGTTATAAGCGGGTGGTGGCCGATATCGTCCTCGCGGACGCCACGAATGTGAACCAGAAACTGGTCAAAGACGGGTGGTGCTGGTGGTACCGAACGTACGCCCCGGATGACATGGTTCTTGAAGGGTTCGAGGCAGAGGCACGAGAAGCCAAACGAGGGCTATGGATTGATCCGCGGCCTATACCGCCATGGGAGTGGCGGAAGCCAGGAAAACGATCCAGAATTCAAATGATCCCTTGA